In Paralichthys olivaceus isolate ysfri-2021 chromosome 13, ASM2471397v2, whole genome shotgun sequence, the following are encoded in one genomic region:
- the LOC109633202 gene encoding rap guanine nucleotide exchange factor 5-like isoform X2 gives MDRFMVVSGTPEKILEHLLNDLTLDDDQGTTQVKESDTLLDDLLLTYPVFMSTSDLCQALLGHYCTKKCRGKEDRKEALERKRKVLHLASQWMSLCKDFLRDDEHVKLFMKTLCRYVLDDLYEHPALETDVMELQKLYQLHRRHTVDEYSPQRKSKALFHQLSLKENGLQSRSIQRETKDVLCHVYITMDSYLSTKAHAGVVAEELLQALAERMDVPQGELVLVAVTYTGGRLLLQPQDRVFSDSLRPVGRLHICRKDLGEVQYPFTDNSELQQRTARMFTLNTWDVAVALTNFDWSIFDSIHEQELVYFTFSRHASSHHTVALELLLQRCNEVQLWVVTEVLLCQTLCKRVQLIKKFIKIAAHCKAQKNLNCFFAIIMGLNAAAVGRLSQTWEKIPGKFKKLFSELEAVTDPSLNHKAYRDSFKKMKAPKIPFLPLLLKDITFIHEGNKTFHDNLVNFEKLHMIADAVRLIRQCQRDHMGNGITQKSSPEVRAYIDYLHIIDNQQTQFELSHRLEPRA, from the exons ACACACTTCTGGATGACCTTCTGCTGACCTACCCAGTGTTCATGTCAACCAGTGATTTATGTCAAGCTCTGCTGGGACA CTATTGCACCAAGAAATGCAGAGGGAAAGAGGACAGGAAGGAGGCGCTGGAGAGGAAACGAAAAGTCCTGCACCTGGCGTCGCAGTGGATGTCTCTCTGCAAAGACTTCCTGAGAGACGACGAGCACGTCAAACTCTTCATGAAG ACTTTGTGCCGTTACGTGTTGGACGACCTCTACGAGCACCCAGCCCTGGAGACAGATGTGATGGAGCTGCAGAAACTCTACCAGTTGCATCGCAGACA tACGGTAGATGAATATTCACCGCAGAGAAAG AGCAAAGCACTTTTCCACCAATTGAGCCTGAAAGAGAACGGGCTCCAGTCCAGAAGCATACAGAGGGAGACCAAGGATG TGCTGTGTCATGTGTACATCACTATGGACTCGTACCTGAGCACGAAGGCCCATGCTGGAGTAGTGgccgaggagctgctgcaggcgcTGGCAGAGAGGATGGATGTCCCCCAGGGGGAACTAGTACTTGTAGCTGTGACTTATACTGGAG GTCgactcctcctgcagcctcaggaCCGAGTTTTCTCTGATTCTCTACGGCCGGTGGGGAGGTTGCACATATGCAGGAAGGACCTGGGAGAAGTTCAG TATCCATTCACAGACaactcagagctgcagcagaggacgGCTCGCATGTTCACGTTAAACACATGGGACGTGGCCGTCGCTCTGACCAACTTCGACTGGTCCATCTTTGACTCAATACATGAG CAAGAACTGGTCTACTTCACCTTCAGCCGCCATGCCAGCAGTCACCACACTGTGGCgttagagctgctgctgcagcgctgCAATGAGGTCCAGCTGTGGGTGGTCACTGAGGTGCTGCTGTGCCAGACGCTCTGCAAGAGGGTCCAACTCATCAAGAAGTTCATCAAGATCGCCGCCCA CTGTAAAGCACAGAAGAACCTCAACTGTTTCTTCGCCATTATAATGGGCCTGAACGCTGCAGCGGTCGGCCGCCTCAGTCAGACATGGGAG AAAATTCCGGGGAAATTCAAAAAGCTCTTTTCGGAGCTGGAGGCAGTTACA GATCCCTCGCTCAACCACAAGGCCTACAGGGACTCCTTCAAGAAGATGAAGGCGCCAAAGATCCCCTTTCTTCCTCTGCTACTGAAAG ACATCACATTCATCCACGAGGGAAACAAGACGTTTCACGATAATCTGGTCAATTTTGAAAAGCTG CACATGATCGCAGACGCAGTGCGGCTCATTCGACAGTGTCAGAGAGATCACATGG gaAACGGCATCACTCAGAAGAGCAGCCCTGAGGTGCGAGCCTACATCGATTACCTTCATATCATCGACAATCAGCAGACTCAGTTTGAACTGTCACACAGGCTGGAGCCTCGTGCTTAG
- the si:dkey-233k19.3 gene encoding dynein axonemal heavy chain 11 isoform X3: MELTTQQNHFKIELKRLEDDLLSRLSAACGNFLGDISLVEQLENTKTTAAHIQYKVVEARENETKINEARELYRPAAERASLLFFIISDLSKINPMYQYSLKTFNSVFNKAMERAEWDEDVRTRVHTLTEAITYYVFLYTCQGLFERDKLTFLSHTAFQILLKQDLIDAEEFDFLLRFPVEASKHSPVSFLSPHSWGAIKTISTMENFSGLNRDMESSPKRWRKVVESSCPEKERLPQDWKNKSFLQKLIILRALRPDRMTYTLRNFVEENMGTKYVDAARVEFEKLFEESGPSTPVFFILSPGVDPLKDVEKLGLKLGFSIDQGTLHNVSLGQGQEEVAERALRNASKLGHWVILQNVHLVACWLPSLDSLLETAAVDSHPNYRVFITGEPASSPEKHVIPRGILENSIKITNEPPTGMNASLHAALNNFSQDTLDLCSREQEFNSMFFSLCFFHACVTERRKFGSQGWNHNYPISTGDLTISANILYNYLEANSKSMQVPWEDLCFLFGEIMYGGHITDDWDRRLCKTYLKEFMHPKMFEGELFLCPGFLAPPFTDYSGYHSYIDEHLPSENPTLYGLHPNAELDCLTVTSDNLLRTLLELQPQDSSRGEGAAQSSEERVKSVIEDILERLPEEYNMGEMLTKATERSPYVLVCLQECERMNLLLAEMRKSLNELDLGLKGDLTISSSMETLQSALFSDSVPGSWARLAYPSTKTLAQWFGDLIISCHELDSWTQDFVLPAVVWLPGLFNPQSFLTAVLQSIARKNQWPLDKMTLTVDVTKKTKDDFGHPPREGAYIHGLFMEGACWDTQDGIISEAVLRDLTPAMPVLYVRAVPAEEQELEGTYECPVYRTKQRGSTYVWTLHLRTKQPPAKWIVAGVALLLSV; this comes from the exons ATGGAGCTGACCACACAACAGAACCACTTCAAGATTGAGCTGAAGAGGTTGGAGGACGACCTGTTGAGTCGCCTCTCTGCGGCCTGTGGTAATTTCCTGGGCGATATTTCTCTCGTGGAGCAACTTGAGAACACCAAGACCACAGCCGCTCACATTCAGTACAAG GTGGTGGAGGCCAGAGAGAACGAGACAAAGATCAACGAGGCTCGAGAACTATACCGCCCAGCAGCTGAGAGAGCgtcactcctcttcttcatcatcagtgACCTCAGCAAGATTAACCCCATGTACCAGTATTCTCTCAAG acCTTTAACTCGGTGTTTAACAAAGCGATGGAGCGTGCAGAATGGGACGAGGATGTGAGGACCAGAGTGCACACCCTCACAGAGGCCATCACCTATTATGTATTCCTGTACACCTGCCAGGGCCTGTTTGAGAGAGACAAGTTAACCTTCTTGTCACACACCGCCTTCCAG attctacTCAAACAGGACCTGATTGATGCTGAGGAATTTGACTTCCTTCTGCGTTTTCCTGTGGAAGCGAGCAAACATAGTCCCGtgtccttcctctctccacATAGCTGGGGAGCCATCAAG ACAATATCTACGATGGAGAACTTCAGTGGACTGAACAGAGACATGGAGAGTTCACCAAAGCGCTGGAGGAAGGTTGTAGAATCCAGTTGTCCTGAAAAGGAAAGACTTCCCCAGGACTGGAAGAACAAGAGCTTCTTGCAGAAGCTCATTATCCTCAGAGCGCTTCGCCCTGACAGGATGACCTATACTCTGAG GAACTTTGTGGAGGAGAACATGGGAACAAAATACGTGGATGCTGCCCGAGTGGAATTTGAAAAGTTGTTTGAGGAAAGTGGCCCTTCCACCCCTGTGTTCTTTATCCTCTCACCTGGAGTGGATCCACTGAAAGATGTGGAGAAACTAG gTTTGAAGCTGGGGTTTTCCATCGACCAGGGCACTTTGCACAATGTGTCTCTGGGACAGGGGCAGGAAGAGGTGGCGGAGCGGGCTCTGAGGAACGCTTCTAAACTGGGCCACTGGGTCATTCTGCAG AACGTACACCTCGTGGCTTGCTGGCTGCCCTCTCTAGATTCTCTTCTGGAGACAGCAGCAGTCGACAGTCACCCCAACTACAGAGTTTTCATCACCGGGGAACCAGCGTCAAGTCCTGAGAAGCACGTGATCCCTAGAGGAATACTGGAGAACTCCATCAAAATCACCAATGAGCCACCCACCGGCATGAACGCCAGTCTGCACGCGGCCCTAAACAACTTCAGTCAA gACACTTTGGATCTGTGTTCCAGGGAACAGGAGTTCAACTCaatgtttttctccctctgcttttTTCACGCTTGTGTCACAGAGCGCCGTAAATTTGGTTCCCAAGGGTGGAACCATAACTACCCAATCAGCACAGGAGACCTCACCATCTCAGCAAACATCTTGTACAACTACTTAGAAGCCAACAGCAAA TCCATGCAGGTGCCGTGGGAGGacttgtgtttcctgtttggagagATCATGTATGGAGGACACATCACCGACGACTGGGACAGAAGACTGTGTAAAACCTACCTGAAAGAATTCATGCATCCCAAAATG TTCGAAGGGGAGCTCTTTCTGTGTCCTGGGTTCTTGGCCCCTCCGTTCACGGACTACAGTGGTTACCACAGTTACATTGACGAGCATCTTCCCTCTGAGAATCCCACTCTGTACGGGCTCCATCCAAACGCTGAGCTGGACTGCCTGACTGTCACCTCAGACAACCTCCTCAGGACTCTGCTGGAACTGCAGCCGCAGGACTCCTCCAGAGGAGAGGGGGCGGCTCAGAGCtcagaggagagg gTCAAGTCTGTCATCGAAGACATTCTGGAGAGGCTTCCAGAGGAGTACAATATGGGAGAGATGCTCACAAAGGCGACAGAGCGAAGCCCCTATGTTTTAGTGTGTCTCCAGGAGTGTGAAAGAATGAATCTCCTGCTCGCAGAAATGAGGAAGTCCCTCAATGAGCTGGATCTTGGTCTGAAG GGAGACCTCACGATCTCTTCCAGTATGGAGACTCTGCAGTCGGCCCTGTTCAGTGATTCTGTCCCAGGCTCTTGGGCTCGACTGGCTTATCCCTCTACTAAAACACTTGCACAATG gTTTGGTGATTTGATAATCAGCTGCCATGAGCTGGACAGCTGGACTCAGGACTTTGTTCTCCCGGCAGTTGTTTGGCTCCCAGGTCTCTTCAATCCTCAGTCCTTTCTCACAG CTGTGCTGCAGAGCATCGCACGGAAGAATCAGTGGCCTCTGGATAAGATGACTCTGACTGTGGATGTGACAAAAAAGACGAAAGACGACTTTGGACATCCGCCGCGGGAGGGAGCCTACATCCACGGACTGTTCATGGAAG GAGCATGCTGGGACACTCAGGATGGCATTATCTCGGAGGCGGTTTTGAGGGATCTGACCCCGGCCATGCCAGTGCTGTACGTTAGAGCTGTGCCCGCGGAGGAGCAGGAACTCGAAGGTACTTACGAGTGTCCGGTGTACCGCACTAAGCAGCGCGGGTCCACGTATGTGTGGACGCTCCACCTCCGAACCAAACAGCCTCCTGCGAAATGGATTGTTGCCGGCGtggctctgctgctgtctgtgtga